CAGAATCTCATGATTTCATTATTAGATTTTCCTTTAGGGTCAAAATCACTTCCGCCTTTTCCACCACCAATTTGTAGTCCCGTAAGAGCATTTTTAAAAATTTGTTCAAAACCTAAGAACTTAATTACTCCAGCATTAACGCTTGGATGAAACCTTATCCCGCCTTTATATGGTCCTAATGCAGAGTTAAACTCTATTCTAAAACCTTTGTTTACTTGAATTTCACCATGGTCATCAACCCAGTTTATCCTAAAAAAGATTTGTCTTTCAGGTTCAACTATTCTTTCAATAATTTTGTGATCTCTGTATTCTGGGTGTTTTTGCATTAAAGGTCTAAGTGATTCTAGAACCTCTTCTGCTGCTTGATAAAACTCTGATTGAGAAGGACTTGTTCTTTTTAAATAATTAAAAACTTCTTTTACGTATGGCACATATATCCTTTATAAATTGATTTTCTTACATATAAAATTGATGAATATTACATTTTGTAAGAAATTATTGATGTAATATTTATAAATTTTATATAAGTATAGTTTATGTTGAATAATTAGATATGTAATATATTTTTAAACTTTTTTAAATAAAAATATTATTTTGACTTTCAAAGTATTAACTATCCATAAGATAGCATAAAGACCTAAATAAAAGCTAAATCAAAAATAAACACCTGTATATTTTTTATTCATTGCTTACAAAAGTTACAATTAGTTTTATAATTATATTTTTTAAATAAATTTTCTAATATTTTTAATTTTAAAAGAAAGAAGAAAAAATTATATATAAGTATTTGTGAATATTTTTTGATAGATAAAGTTCAACTCATTAAAGATATAGCATAATTTTAGTACCATAATCAAATTTTTATTACTATAAACATATTTATAAAAGGACTTAAACTTGGAAAAAAGAAAAAATCATATTAAAAAACTATCTAACTACGCACTTGTTGGTGGATTAGGAGCTTTTTTAGCTACTGGACTTACTGGTTGCTTTGATTCAGGTTCTAATAATAACCAACAACAAGGTCAAAATGATGCTTTTACAAATGCTTCACAAAAACAAGGCGCCTTTGTAATCATTGAAGAATCAGCTGATGGGAAATATGCTATTGCTGATGAATTTCCATCATCAAAAACTACAATTGTATTAAGAAAACCAGATGGTAGTGAAAGAATTCTTTCTCAAGCAGAAATTGATGCCTTAGTAAAACAAGAAGAAGCAAAAATTGATGCAGGAACATCACCTTTAACAAACCCTGAAATGTCAAATGGTGGAATGGGACTTGGAGGAGTTTTACTTTCTTCAATTGCTGGGGCTATGATTGGTTCATGGTTAGGAAATAAACTATTTAATAATCAAAACTATCAAAACCAAAGAAAAGCTCAATACAAATCTCCACAAACATATAGTAGATCACAAAGTTCATTTAAAAATACTTCAAAATCTACAACTAGTTCTTCAAAGAAAAGTGGTTTCTTTGGAAGCAAATCTTCTTCAAGTAGTTCTAAAAGTTCATTTGGTTCTACTAGATCATTTGGTGGATGATAATGAAATTACAAAAACTAGAACCTTTAACAAGTGAATATTTAGAGTCAATTGGCTTTGTATGGCATACGGATGAAGATAATACTTCATATATAGCAAATGAAATAGTTGAGATTTCAGAAGAAGATGCAACTGCTTATTATGAAGCCACAAATGAGCTTTATGATATGTTTTGTGAAGCTGGTGAATATGTAATTGAAAATGATTTATTCCATGAACTAAATATTCCTTTTAATCTTGTTGAGATGATTAAAGAGTCATGGGAAAGTGATGTTCATTGGCACTTATATTCAAGATTTGACTTAGCAGGTGGAATTGATGGAAAGCCAATTAAACTAATTGAGTTTAATGCGGATACTCCAACTTCATTATTTGAAACTGCTATTATTCAATGGGCTCAACTAAAAGCAAATAACCTTGATGAAGCTAGCCAGTTCAATAACCTATATGATGCATTAAAAGATAACTTTAAAAGAATCATTACTTTAGATAGTGATATTGAAAAGTTTGATGAGTATTACTCTAAACTTGGATGGAAAATTTTATTTTCATCTGTTTCTGGATTACCAGAAGATGAACACACAACAAAACTACTTCAACATTTAGCAAATGAAGCAGGATTTAATACAGATTTTGAATTTATTGATAAAGTTAACTTTAGTGATGATGGTATTTTTAAAGAAGATGAAAACTTTGAATTCTGGTTTAAACTTATCCCATGGGAAGATATTGCTATTGACGAAAGTGAACTAGCTTTACTTTTAACTGAAATTATAAAAGAGAAAAAAGCAATTATCTTTAATCCTGCATATACTTTAATGTTCCAATCAAAAGGGTTTATGAAAATACTTTGGGACTTATATCCAGAGCATCCACTATTACTTGAAACATCTTTTGAGCCTTTAGAAAATAAAAAGCAAGTTGAAAAAAGATGTTTTGGAAGAGAAGGTGCTAATACAAAAATCATAAATGCAGATGGTTCTATTGATGTTGAAACTGACGGTGAGTACGAAGGTCATAAAGCTATTTACCAAGAGTTTGTTGAACTTCCTACTGATGAAGATGGAAACTACTATCAAGCAGGAGTATTCTATGCATATGAAGCATCTGGACTAGGTTTTAGAAGAGGTGAAAAAATTCTAAACAATATGTCTAAATTTGTAGGACACATCATAAAATAACTAAGGAATCCTCTCCTTGGTTGTTAATTTAAATTCTAAATTTCAAATCTTTTTAATCATTTAAATATTATTATACATTTTTATATTATATTTAAAGACTTAACATGAAAATTTCATATACTACTAAAAATAGCTACTTAGACGAACTACAAAAGAAAAACAAAGAAAAAAGATTAGAAATAAGAAAAGAACTCTTTGAAAAAACAATAAGTAAAAATAAAGAAGAGAATAAAACTGACTACACTAAAAAAGAGGAAAGTGTTTTCCTTGATATATCAGAAGATGCAAAACAAAAAGCTTACAAAGCAGCAAACAATCCTGCTGCCCAACTTCAAAAACTATATAAAAAACTAAGAGAATATGAAAGTGAAGTTGCATCACTAATGAAAAAGTTAAACTTTACAGACAATGACCATGAAGCAAATCAAATAAATGAAAAAATAGTAGAGTTAAATCAAAAAATCTCTGCAATAAAAGAACAAATACAAAATATCTCAAAAGCATAATAGTACTGATTATTTATTGCTTTAAATAAGAATAAAGTATTTAATTAATAGAATAGTTATTAAATAGTATTTGGATGAGAAAATGAATAAACAAGAGAAGCTTTTAGAAAAAATAATTCAGTTAAAAATAGAGATAAAAGAAGACCCGAATAATAGTAAGCTTTATAAGAAACTTGCTAAGAAATATCTAAAAACTGGAGATTATAAATTAAGAGATGAAGCTTATAAAAACTATAAGAAGTCTTTTAAACTACATAAAACTTCAAGCACTGCTTTAAAAATAGCAAACCTATATCTAAGTGATGAAAATCGTGCTTATGCTTACAAATACTACTTAAAAGCTATTAAACTATCTCCTGATGATGAAGATATTATCTTAAAAGCAAAAGAGTGTGCTTTTGAATACTATTTAGAAGATTATGTTGAAGAAGAGCATGAAAAAGAGTTAAGAAAAGAACTACTTAAATATACAAGCTAATTTTACTTATAGCTATTTATATACTTATCAATAGTTTCTAATTTATTTTCATCTTCAAGTTGAAGTTCTAAGTTCATTAAATAGATATCATCTAAATCAAATTTTTGTAGTTTTACAAAATCTTTTTCAGTAGTAACTATTGAATAATCTTTATAGTCAGCTTTTATTTTATCAATATCATCTTGAGTAAAAGTATGATGATCTTCAAATGCTTCCATAACTGTATTTTCTGGTAGAAAATCTAAAAGTCTTTTTGGTTTTGAAATAGCAGTTAATAAAAGTAGTTTCATAGGTAAAATATCAACATACTTACCATCTTTTGAGAAAGAAACAACCCTTTTAAAGTCCCTACCCTCTTGTAATTCTAAATCAGCATAAGAGTAAGCCATTTTAGGTTCTCTATATCCACCACTTGGAAGACAAAACAAGTTTGTAGGTTCCTCTTTAGGTCTTATTAAAATATCAAACTTTTTAATATCGTATTTTGAAAAACCATCATCTAAAAAAACTACTTTACAACCTAACTCTTTAGCCTTTAAAATAGCTTCTTTTCTATCTTCACTTACAATTACTGTTGCATCACTTAATCTATTTGCTAGTAGCATTGCTTCATCACCACTAGTCTTTACATCTTCTAGAATTTTGCCTTTGTTTGCTACAACATAAAGACCTTTAGACTCTCGCCCAAAACCTCTTAAGACAACACAAACATTAGCATATTTTTTAGCTAAGTGAATAGTAAATGGTGTTTTTCCACTTCCTCCAACAATAATATTCCCAATAGAAACAACAGGAATACCAAACTCAATTACTTTTGCACTTGCTCTTTTTAGAGCAATAATTAACATATAAAGAAATGTAAATGGTAGTAGAAAGAAAGATATTATTTGTTGAAAGGTATTTGGGAAGAAGAGATAATCTTCAACCCATAGGAATATTTTTTGTCTCAAAAATTAAATCCACTCAGCTGCAATCTCAATGATTTGATCACAAATATAGTTAACTTCATCATCAGTTAATCCTGGATACATAGGAATAGATAAAATTTGTTGATAAGAAGTTAATGCCGAACTAAATGCAGTAATCTTAATAGAATACTTATTTTTATAATAAGATAAAAGATGTAAAGGAATATAGTTTAGTCCAGTTGCTACACCTCTTTCTTTTAATGCTCTTGCAAAGGCATCTCTGTTTCTTGAAATCTTAATAATAAAGTGAGTAAAGATATGCTCATCTTTATGTTGAGGAATAGTTACATGTTTAATATCAGAAAGTCTATCTTTATAGATTTTTGCAATCTCTTTTCTTCTTTTAATAAACTTATTTGTCTTTTTTAATTGAGCTAAAGAGAA
The nucleotide sequence above comes from Arcobacter sp. F155. Encoded proteins:
- a CDS encoding UPF0323 family lipoprotein, whose product is MEKRKNHIKKLSNYALVGGLGAFLATGLTGCFDSGSNNNQQQGQNDAFTNASQKQGAFVIIEESADGKYAIADEFPSSKTTIVLRKPDGSERILSQAEIDALVKQEEAKIDAGTSPLTNPEMSNGGMGLGGVLLSSIAGAMIGSWLGNKLFNNQNYQNQRKAQYKSPQTYSRSQSSFKNTSKSTTSSSKKSGFFGSKSSSSSSKSSFGSTRSFGG
- a CDS encoding tetraacyldisaccharide 4'-kinase; this translates as MRQKIFLWVEDYLFFPNTFQQIISFFLLPFTFLYMLIIALKRASAKVIEFGIPVVSIGNIIVGGSGKTPFTIHLAKKYANVCVVLRGFGRESKGLYVVANKGKILEDVKTSGDEAMLLANRLSDATVIVSEDRKEAILKAKELGCKVVFLDDGFSKYDIKKFDILIRPKEEPTNLFCLPSGGYREPKMAYSYADLELQEGRDFKRVVSFSKDGKYVDILPMKLLLLTAISKPKRLLDFLPENTVMEAFEDHHTFTQDDIDKIKADYKDYSIVTTEKDFVKLQKFDLDDIYLMNLELQLEDENKLETIDKYINSYK
- a CDS encoding glutathionylspermidine synthase family protein, with product MKLQKLEPLTSEYLESIGFVWHTDEDNTSYIANEIVEISEEDATAYYEATNELYDMFCEAGEYVIENDLFHELNIPFNLVEMIKESWESDVHWHLYSRFDLAGGIDGKPIKLIEFNADTPTSLFETAIIQWAQLKANNLDEASQFNNLYDALKDNFKRIITLDSDIEKFDEYYSKLGWKILFSSVSGLPEDEHTTKLLQHLANEAGFNTDFEFIDKVNFSDDGIFKEDENFEFWFKLIPWEDIAIDESELALLLTEIIKEKKAIIFNPAYTLMFQSKGFMKILWDLYPEHPLLLETSFEPLENKKQVEKRCFGREGANTKIINADGSIDVETDGEYEGHKAIYQEFVELPTDEDGNYYQAGVFYAYEASGLGFRRGEKILNNMSKFVGHIIK